A window of Geothrix edaphica genomic DNA:
CGCACCATGGGCTGCCGCCGCGCCATGTCGGTCATGGCGGGGTCCAGGTCCACCAGCACGACCTCCTGCACCGCGGGGTGCTTCAGCACCTCCCGCACCGCCAGGCCATCGCCGCCGCCGCAGATGAGCACGCGCCTGGCATCGGGCCTCAGGGCGAAGGCCGGATGCACCAGGGCCTCGTGGTAGCGGTACTCGTCCGCGGAGGAGAACTGCAGGTTGCCGTTGAGGAAGAGCTGGAAGCTGCCCCGGCCGCGGGTGAGGACGATCCGCTGGTAGGCGCTGTCCTTGGCGTAGACGATCTCGTCGGCGAAGATCTCCTCCTCCAGGGCCAAGGTGAACTTCCCGGCGAACCCCAGCCCCACGGCCAGCAGGGCCATGACCGCGAGGCAGCGCAGGCGGATCAGCCGGGTGGGGCCCAGCTGGGAGGCCAGCAGGTAGGTGGACCACAGGCCCACGGCGGCGTTCAGCAGGCCGAAGAGGAGGCTCGTCCGCACCAGGCCCAGCTTGGGCATGAGGAGCAGCGGGAAGAGCAGGGAGGCGAAGAGGGCGCCCACGTAGTCGAGGGTGAGCACGCCGGCGATCAGGTCCTTGAAGCGCACCTGGTCCTTGAGGATGCGCATGAGGATGGGGATCTCCAGCCCCACCAGGGTGCCTACCGCCATCACCACGCCGTAGAGCACGACCCGGAAGGCGTGGGTGTGGGCGAAGGCCTGGAAGAGGATGGGGGCCGAGAAGCCGCCCACCAGGGCCACCGCCAGCTCCAGGTCCACGAAGCGCCGCGCCAGGCCCCGCTGGAGGAACTTCGAGAGGTACGAGCCCAGCCCCATGGCGCTGAGGTAGACCCCGATCACCGTGGAGAACTGCGTGACCGAGTCCCCCAGCAGGTAGCTCGACAGGGTTCCGGCCACCAGCTCGTAGATCAGCCCGCAGCTGGCGATGAGCAGTACGCTGATGAACAGCAGCGGCGCCTTGAGGGTCGATGGCGGCGCCTCAGGGCCGGGCTCACCCATGGATCGCGGCGGCGATGATGAGGCTGATGCCCAGGATGAGGCTGCCGAGGACGATGCCGAGGGCGATGTTCTGGTCGTCCTCCATCTCCTTGCGGAGGGAGAAGGGCAGGATCTTCACGAGCACCAGCCAGACCACGCCGAGGATGACGAGGCCGAGAAGGGAGAAGACGGCGGCGACGAGGAGCTGGTGGAGCAGCTGGTTCGTGATCATCACTTGCCTCCGTGAAAGCCGTTGTTGTGCAGGAAGGTGCGGTAGGCGCCGGGGGTCTGGCGCACACTGGGCGGCAGGTCGGCGCGGCGCCGGTTCCCGAAGAACTCGCGGCCGAGGAAACCGTTGGCCACCATGAGGCTGAACCCGCCGCCGAGGAAGAGCAGATAGAGGATGCGCATCAGTCGTCACTCCCGGAGGCGCCCACGTTCGGCGCGTACATGCTCTCCTGCCAGCGTCGGCTTTCGAACGCCGCCATGCGGAACACCATGAGCAGGGGCACCACGAGGATGGCCAGGAGGGCCAGGCCCGGATACAGCCAGCGCATGACGCCCTGGCGCAGGCGCACGTCGATGACCCGGACGGGCGGCACCTTCCCGTCCCACTGGGGGGCGAGGCGCAGCACATAGCTGCCCGCCGGCACGGCGCTGAGGAACACGGTCTGGGCCTGGTCGCCCTCGGACCAGGACTCGCCGCCATCCACGCCGTGGTACCAGCTCGATTCCACGAGGAAGAGCTCCGCCACGCCGGTGGTCTCGCTCACCAGGGCCCCTTCCAGGCCCACCCAGCTGTTGTTCACGGGGGCGCTGAGGGTGACGGCCAGGTTCCGGTGGGCATCCCTGATCTCGATGGGATCGGAGAAGAACACGGGTTCCTGGGCTTCTGCAGGGGCCGGCGCGGTCGAGCCCACCGGGGCCGGCGGCCTCCGGGCCGGAATGCCCTGCCGGGCGGCGCCCGGGGCGTCGGCCTGGATCCGGGCCAGGTCGTACAGGTTCAGCTGCCGGTGGAACAGCTCGGTGTTGCGGTGGGTGATGGACTCCACCATCACGAGCAGCAGCAGGAGGCCCAGGGCTCCCACGAGCCAGAGGGCGGATTTCGCCAGTGCCGCCTTGTGGGGATTGGGCTGGAAGGAGGCGATGCCGGTGGGCTCGGGCGGCACGCCTTCGAGCCTGAAGGCGGCCCAGACCTCCCGGGGCTCCAGGTAGGTGGAGAGGCTCCAGTTCACCTCACCGCCCCCGCCCTTGTGCGCCTGGCGCTCGCGGGTGAGGCTGCGGGGCGGCGCCACGAACTCGGCCACCTCCACCCGCTCGCCCTGCTCCACGGTCCAGTAGAACTCGCCCCAGACGCCCTCTACGACGGCCTCCACATCCTGGAAGCGCCGCCAGTTGTGACCCTGGGTCCAGAGGTTCTTCTGCCCGTCGCGGACCTGGGGGACCTCGCCCGGCGCCACGGCCACGGCCAGGCTCCAGTGGCCGTCGCTCTGCACCAGCCACTGGAAGCCGTGGTGGCTGTCCAGCAGCAGGTACTCGTTCCACGGGTAGTCGGTGCCCTCGACGTGGCAGCTCCGCCGCAGCTGGCCGATGCAGATGACGGACTCGCCGCGCAGGGTGCCTTCCGCGCCCAGGGGGATCACCACATCCTGGTGCGGCTGCTTCAGGCTCTTGAGGAAGGCCAGCTTGCCGCCCTCGGCCGCCAGCAGGCTGCCGCAGCTGGGGCAGCCCACGCGCAGCGTCTGGTCCGGGGCGCGGAGGGCCAGGGCGCCGCCGCACTTGGGGCAGTTGAGACTCTGGGTGCCCACCTTGGGCGGTTTGCGGGTTCCGCCCTGGATGCCGAGCTCGGCCAGGGCGATCTCGCGGCCCAGGAAGAAGAGGGGCGGATCCTCGCCGTAGTCGAGGGTGGCGAAGGCGCCATTGCGGCCCGACAGGTCCGCGTAGCGGTAGCTGGCGCCGGGCTCCACGGCCCATGGGATCTCGCCCTCGGCGCTGTGGAAGGAGGCCTCGCTGACTTCCCCCACGGTCCAGAGGCCGTCGGGCCCCAGGTCCGCAAGCCCGCCGACCTGCAGGTCCGCCGGGGTGGGCAGCACGCCGTGGGGCGTCTGGGTGAAGGTCAGGTAGAAGCGGCCCTGCGCCTCCGCCAGCCAGCCCCAGCGGCCGTCGTCCAGGGCCAGGTACCACTCGTCCCAGATGCCACCCAGGGGATGCTTGAGCTGCACCCGGCCGGCGAGTGTGAAGGACCGTCCCGTGTAGCGTCCCGTGGCGCCCAGGCCCAGGGGTGAGCCCGTCTCCACCAGGTCGGCGACCTTGCCGATGAGCTCGGGATCCCGGTCGCGCCGGGCCGCCAGGGCCTTGCAGTACGAACAGACGGCCACCATGGTCCCGGGCCGGAAGCTCAGGGAGGCACCGCAGCTGGGGCAGGAGGCGAGGGGGCTCATGGGATCCCGGTGATTATGCAGGCCGGTCAGAGGGAGGGGAAGATGCGGGCCAGCCCATCCCGGAAGGTTTCTTCCGGAGTGAGGAGGCTCAGCACCAGGTGGCCGTCGCCGGGGAGGTCGAAGAAGGACCCGGGATGCACCAGGACGCCACTCTGTTCGAGCAGGCGCAGGGCGCAGGCCTCGTCCCCATCCACGGCGGGCCGGCGGAGCAGGACGGACCAGCCGCCCTCCACAGGCAGCCTGGACAGGTGGGGATGGGCGGTCAGCGCCGCGTCCAGGCTGGCGAGGTTGGCCCGCAGGCGGGCCAGCACCTGGCCGCGGATGCCGGGCGCGAGGGCCAACAGCGCCGGGGCTGCGGCCTGCGCGGGGGCGGACACGGACAGGTACTGGTCCGCCAGGAAGGCCAGGGCGTCCAGGCATTCCGCCGCGCCGGGCCCGCGGGCGGCGATCCAGCCGAGCTTGAGCTGGGGCAGGGCCGCCACCTTGCTGAGGCCCGAGAGCAGGAAGACCGGACAGGGCGGGTCCGGGTCCAGGAGGGCCGTGGCCAGGCGGTCGGCGGGCGGCTCCAGGGCATAGTCCGCAAAGACCTCGTCCACCAGGAGGGCCAGACCGAGCCTGCCGCAGAGTGCCGTGAGGGCGGACCATTCCGCCCTGGACAGGAAGTGGCCGGTGGGATTGTTGGGGTTCACCACCACGACGGCCCGGGTCCGGGGGCCCGCCGCCGCTTCGAGGGCGCCGAGATCCAGGTGCCAGCGATCGTGGAAGTACGAGGGGACCGGGCGGGCCTGGAGGCCCTCCAGCCGCGCCAGCCAGTCGAACAGCGGATAGCTGGGGCTGGGCACCAGCACCTCGTCGCCGGGATCGCCCAGCAGCTTGAAGAGCAGGCCGTAGCCCTCGCTGGTGGAGGCCGTGAGCAGCAGCTCTCCGGCCCGCAGGCCGTGGCCGTGGTGCGTCGCGATGGCCTCGCGGGCGATCCGCGATCCCTGCGGGTCG
This region includes:
- a CDS encoding pyridoxal phosphate-dependent aminotransferase, whose translation is MRLSSRLPPGFELNALSALLARLRSEGRPVLDLTGSNPTRCGFAYPEADIRAALSVPAVLGYDPDPQGSRIAREAIATHHGHGLRAGELLLTASTSEGYGLLFKLLGDPGDEVLVPSPSYPLFDWLARLEGLQARPVPSYFHDRWHLDLGALEAAAGPRTRAVVVVNPNNPTGHFLSRAEWSALTALCGRLGLALLVDEVFADYALEPPADRLATALLDPDPPCPVFLLSGLSKVAALPQLKLGWIAARGPGAAECLDALAFLADQYLSVSAPAQAAAPALLALAPGIRGQVLARLRANLASLDAALTAHPHLSRLPVEGGWSVLLRRPAVDGDEACALRLLEQSGVLVHPGSFFDLPGDGHLVLSLLTPEETFRDGLARIFPSL
- a CDS encoding polyamine aminopropyltransferase → MGEPGPEAPPSTLKAPLLFISVLLIASCGLIYELVAGTLSSYLLGDSVTQFSTVIGVYLSAMGLGSYLSKFLQRGLARRFVDLELAVALVGGFSAPILFQAFAHTHAFRVVLYGVVMAVGTLVGLEIPILMRILKDQVRFKDLIAGVLTLDYVGALFASLLFPLLLMPKLGLVRTSLLFGLLNAAVGLWSTYLLASQLGPTRLIRLRCLAVMALLAVGLGFAGKFTLALEEEIFADEIVYAKDSAYQRIVLTRGRGSFQLFLNGNLQFSSADEYRYHEALVHPAFALRPDARRVLICGGGDGLAVREVLKHPAVQEVVLVDLDPAMTDMARRQPMVRQLNGASLDDPRVKVVNADAMIWLQEPVGAPFDLAFVDFPDPNTYALGKLYTSRFYRLLQRRLADDAMIAVQSTSPLMARESFWCIATTMEAAGLKVHPYHLAVPSFGVWGFALASKRDFEIPTHVLPGLRHLSDEATAAMFAFPKDMDRVPTEVNRLDNQVLVHLYAREWRRWS
- a CDS encoding DUF350 domain-containing protein, whose translation is MITNQLLHQLLVAAVFSLLGLVILGVVWLVLVKILPFSLRKEMEDDQNIALGIVLGSLILGISLIIAAAIHG
- a CDS encoding DUF4178 domain-containing protein, which translates into the protein MSPLASCPSCGASLSFRPGTMVAVCSYCKALAARRDRDPELIGKVADLVETGSPLGLGATGRYTGRSFTLAGRVQLKHPLGGIWDEWYLALDDGRWGWLAEAQGRFYLTFTQTPHGVLPTPADLQVGGLADLGPDGLWTVGEVSEASFHSAEGEIPWAVEPGASYRYADLSGRNGAFATLDYGEDPPLFFLGREIALAELGIQGGTRKPPKVGTQSLNCPKCGGALALRAPDQTLRVGCPSCGSLLAAEGGKLAFLKSLKQPHQDVVIPLGAEGTLRGESVICIGQLRRSCHVEGTDYPWNEYLLLDSHHGFQWLVQSDGHWSLAVAVAPGEVPQVRDGQKNLWTQGHNWRRFQDVEAVVEGVWGEFYWTVEQGERVEVAEFVAPPRSLTRERQAHKGGGGEVNWSLSTYLEPREVWAAFRLEGVPPEPTGIASFQPNPHKAALAKSALWLVGALGLLLLLVMVESITHRNTELFHRQLNLYDLARIQADAPGAARQGIPARRPPAPVGSTAPAPAEAQEPVFFSDPIEIRDAHRNLAVTLSAPVNNSWVGLEGALVSETTGVAELFLVESSWYHGVDGGESWSEGDQAQTVFLSAVPAGSYVLRLAPQWDGKVPPVRVIDVRLRQGVMRWLYPGLALLAILVVPLLMVFRMAAFESRRWQESMYAPNVGASGSDD